The genomic stretch GGCGGCCGACCAGCTGGTGGCGCTCGCCGCGGACGAGACGGCGCTGGCGGATCGCATGGCCGAGGCCGAACGCCGCCGGTTCCAGCTGGGCGCGAGCGACTTCATCGTCGTCAACCTGCGCGAGGAAAGCGCCGCCGATGCGCGCCTGCGCCAGATCGACGCCGAGTATCGCCGCGCGTCTGCCCGCGCCGAATTGGTGGCGGCGACCGTCGACCGCGGGCAACTCGGCCTGTAAGCGCGCGCTAAAGCGCCACGTCAGGCTCGCCCATGAAGCGCGCGATGGTTTGGAACGTCGCGCCGTCGATCCGGATTTCGTTGAACGAAGGCGGCTGGCTGCGGACGCGTTCGGACAGCGTGCCCGCGCCGATCAGCCGCACCGTCCTGCCGCCCACGTCGTGCGCGATGTCGAACGGATCGTGGACATGGCCCGTCAGCACCGCATGCGCCCCCGCCGTCGCCAGCGCCGCCAGCGCCTCGCGCCCGCGCCGCGTCCGCGAACTGGCCTGCGTTCCCGCCTCGATCAGCGGATGGTGCGCGGCGACGAACACCAGGTCGCCTTTCGGCACCGCCTCGACCAGCGCCAGCGACTTGCGCAGCGCGCGGATGCTGACATTGCCCTTCGACCAGTTGAGCCGGAACTGGGCGCGCGCCGTGGTCTTCAGCGGCACCACGCCGACACCCTTGAGGTCGAGCGGCTTCTCGATCATCCGCTCGATCGTCTTGTACCGGCGGTAGGGCGCCACCAGCCGCGCCAGCGGATTGAAATAGGGCAGGTCGTGGTTGCCGACCTCGACCGTCACCGGGCGCCCGAGGCTTTCCAGCCACTTGCCCGCCGCCGCGAACTCGCTGGCGCGCGCGCGCATCGTCAGGTCGCCGGTCATCACGATCGCATCGGGCTGTTCCTCCGCGACCCGGCGCCCGAACCATTCGATCGCGGCAACATCCTCGCGCCCGAAATGCACGTCGCTGACATGGAACAGCCGAGTCACGTCGCCGCCTCCTCACGGGTCTTGATGAAGGTCTCCAGGCTCTTGCCCGCCCGGATCGCGACGCGCGGCGGCAACGTCACCGGCTCGCCGTCGAACAGCGCCGTCGAGGGACGCTTGCCGCGCACCCGCAGCGTCTCGGTGCGCGTCTCGCTAACGGCGCGCGCGGCGATCCAGTCGCCGGTCACCCATTCCCAGCCAAGCTGGACGATCGATCCCCAATCGCGCGCATCGACCGCGGCGACGTGCAGGCTGTCCAGATCGGGGGTGACGAACACCGCCTGATACTGGTCGCGTAAGCCAGGCGCGCCGTCCAGCCGGATGCCGCTCCGGCCAAAGGTCTTGCGCCATGCCGCCCGCGCCGCGCCGATCAGCCGGCTCACCCGCCCCTTGCGTGCGGCCTCGCGCGCCCGCGCCCAGGCGGCAGCGGGTCCAAGGATCAGCCCGACGAACGCGCGGTGCTCCCCCGCCTCGACGAAGGGCAGCGCGACGCGGCGGTCGCATGCGCGCGCGGCATGGACGATCCTGTGCGGGTCGGTCTCGCTGTGGAGCCCCTTGGCCAGCAGGTTCATCGTGCCCCCGGGCAGGATCAGGAACGCCCCGTCCCACTCGGCCAGCGCCGACAGCGCGGCGTTGATCGTCCCGTCGCCGCCGAACAGCACGACGGTGTCGACCTTCGCTGCGTCCAGCTCGGCGCCGGTCGGCAGGTCATGCGCGGGAAATTCGGTTCGCCCGGCAAGCTCGAGCCCGCTCTCGGAAAACACCGCCTCCAAAGCCTCGCATTTGGGGCGGGAGGTCGTTCCCGAATTGGGGTTGGTGATGAACCACAGGTTTTGCATGGAGCGGCAACGCGCCAGTCGCAAATTGGTGGCCGGGGCGTAACGATTATCCCGCTATCGCCGCGCGCAGACTGCCGCCACTCGCCGCCAGCAGCGCGCGCGCCGCCGCCACGTCCATCCCGCGCGCGACCAGCACTGCCGCCTTGATGTCGCGCCCCGCCGCCTCCAGCGCCGCGAGCGCCGCCGCATCATCGACTCCCGCCAGGTCGCGCACCATCGCCGCGCCGCGCCGCACCAGCTTGGCGTTGGAGATGCGCATATCGACCATCAGCCCGCCATGGACGCGCCCCATCCGCAGCATCGTCGCGGTCGAAAACAGGTTGAGCACTGCCTTTTGCGCAGTCCCCGCCTTCATCCGCGTCGATCCAGCCACTGCCTCGCTGCCGGTATCGGCGAGCAGCGCATGCTCCGCCGCTGCGAGCAGCGGGGTGCCCGGATTGTTCGCGACCGCAACGCTCAGCGCCCCCGCCGCACGCCCGGCCTCCACCGCCGCGATCGTGTACGGCGTCCGCCCGCTCGCCGCGACGCCGATCACGACATCGTCCGGCCCGACGCCGGCGGCGGCGATCTCCGCCCGTGCCGCATCGCCATCATCCTCGGCGCCCTCGACCGCATGGAGAAACGCCCCCGGCCCGCCCGCCATCAGATACACCAGCCGGTCCTCGCCCCAGCCAAAGGTCGGCCCCAGCTCGACGCCGTCCTGCACCGCGATCCGCCCCGACGTCCCCGCCCCGGCATAGACCAGCCGCCCGCCCCGCCCGAGCCGAATAGCGGCGGCATCGGCGGCGGCGGCGATCGCGCCCTCCTGCCCCGTCAGCGCGGCGACCGCGGCAATCTGCCCCTCCAGCATTGCCGCAACGGCGGTTTCGGTGGGCCAGCGATCGATATCGACATAGCGCGGATCGACGGTTTCGGTGGACATCCATTCCTCTTGTGCAAACCCCACCCCCATTAATCGCTTTGGCCGCGCGCGCGCTATCGCTTAGGCGCAACCGGGCAATAACAAGGAGCTATGGTGGCCAGCGAAAGCCTGATGATCCGCGAGGCTGCCGAAGCCGCTGCGGTATGCGAGCGCCAGATCGCCGCGAACCGGGACGCCGTCCGCGACGCCGCCCAGCGGCTCCGCGCGCTCGATCCCCCCTTCGCCGCCACGCTGGCGCGGGGGAGTTCGGATCAGGCAGCGGGCTTCGCCAAGGTGCTGTTCGAGACCCGCCTCCGCCTGCCGGTGCTCAGCCACGCCCCCTCGATCGGCGCGCTGTACGACGCGACATCGCCCAAGTTCCGCGGCATCCCCCTGTTCGCGATCTCGCAATCGGGCCGCAGCCCCGATCTGCTCGCCGCCGCCGAGCGCGCCAAGGCACAGGGCGCGGTGCTGGTCGTGCTCGTCAACGACGCCGCCTCGCCGCTCGCCGCGATGGCCGACATTCTGATCCCGCTCCACGCCGGGCCGGAAACCAGCGTCGCCGCGACCAAGAGCTTCATCGCCACGCTCGCCGCGCTCGCGCACCTGACCGCCGAATGGAGCGGCGATGCGGCAGTGCTGGGCGCGCTCGACGGCATCGGCGACGTGCTGCGCAGCGGCTGGCCGCTCGACTGGAGCGAAGCACTGCCCCCGTTGGTCGGCGCATCGAGCCTGCTCGTGCTCGGGCGCGGGCTGACCTTCCCGATTGCGGGCGAGGCGGCGCTCAAGTTCAAGGAAACCTGCGCCATCCATGCCGAGGCGTTCAGCAGCGCCGAAGTCGCGCACGGCCCGATGACTTTGGTCGAGGCCGCCGACCCGGTCTTCGTGTTCGGCCCCGCCGACGCCGCGCGCACTGGCCTGCGCGACCGCATCGCCAGCTTTGCCGAGCGCGGCGCCACCGTCATCGCGGCGGGCGATCCCGACGACATCGCCCCCGCCGCGATCCGCCTGCCCAGCGTCACCGGCGCGCACCCGATCATCGGCGCCATTGCGATGATCCAGAGCTTCTATCGCTTCGCCAACGCGCTCTCGCTCGCGCGCGGCCGCGACCCTGATCGCCCGCCCTATCTGGCCAAGGTCACGCGGACGCTATGACCCGGACCGCGCTCACTGGCGCCGCGATCGTCGCGGAGGGGCGGGAACTCCACGGCCACGCGCTGCTGCTCGACGGCGCGTGGATCGCCGCGATCGTGCCCGAAGCCGCGATCCCCGCCGATGCCGGGCGGGTGGCACTGGGCGGCGGCTGGCTGCTGCCGGGCTTCATCGATACCCAGGTCAATGGCGGCGGCGACGTTCTGTTCAACGACGCGCCGACCGTCGAGGGCATCCGCGCCATCGCCGCCGCGCATCGCCGCTTCGGCACGACCGGCATCCTCCCCACGCTGATCAGCGACGATTTGTCGGTGGTCGAGGCCGCGATCGACGCGGTGGACGCCGCGATCCAGGGCGGCGTGCCCGGCGTGCTGGGCATCCATGTCGAGGGGCCGTTCCTCAACCAGGCCAAGCGCGGCATCCACGATGCCACCAAGTTCCGCACGATCGATGACAGCGTGATCGCGCTGCTCACCCGCCCCGGCCCCGGCGTGCGGCTGGTCACGCTCGCCCCCGAACTCGCCCCACCCGGCGCGATCCGCGCGCTGGTGGCGGGCGGCGTGATCGTCGCAGCCGGCCACAGCATGGCCGACTATGCCCAGACCCGCGCCGCGTTCGACGAAGGGCTGCACGGCTTCACCCATTTGTTCAACGCGATGACCCAGCTCGGCAGCCGCGAGCCCGGCATGGTCGGCGCCGCGATCGAGGATCGCGCGAGCCATTTCGGGCTGATCGTCGACGGCCACCACGTCCACCCCGCCGCGCTCAAGATCGCCATCGCCGCGCGCGGGATCGACGGCGCCATGCTCGTCACCGACGCCATGCCCCCGGTCGGCGGCACGCGCGGCGCCTTCACGCTGATGGGCACCGAGGTAAAGCTGGAGGACGGCACGTTGCGCGGCCCCGACGGCACGCTGGCGGGATCGGCACTGACGATGGCGGCGGCGGTGCGCAACGCAATGGACCTGCTCGGGCACACGCTGGCCGAGGCATCGGCAATGGCGAGCGCGAACCCGGCGGCGTTCCTGCGGCTGGGCGAGCGGACCGGCGCGATCGCGCCGGGGCTGGCGGCGGACCTGGTGCATGTGGATGCGGCGCGGCGCGTCACGCGGACTTGGATCGGTGGCGTGGTGTCAGTGGTGGGGGAGTGAGGATCGGATGATAGCTTCGGCGCGCAACCGGATCGCTCCATCGCATCTATAATTGCGCATATGAATCAATGCACTAGGATCAAATCCTATGAAAGCGATTATGCTTTTGGCGGCGATCCTCGCGCCAGCATCGGTGTCGGCGACACCGACCGATCAGTTCATCGCGCGTTGGGAGGCGGCGTCCCGCGCTCCAAAGCAACCGGGTGTCACCGCGGAGCAAGCGTTGGCGACACCGGAGCTAAAGGCGTTGGTGGAGGAATTTTTCGCGGTAGCCAATGAGTATCGCCGCCAGATACTGGAGGCCCGCGCGGCGGGGACGCCACCGCGCGCATGCCCGCCGAAAAGTCTGGACCTGTCGATCGACACGGTGCTGGCCGATATTCGCTCGCTACCAACTACATGGCAATCGCGGGATTTTGCTGACAGTTTCGGTGCGGCGCTGGACAAGCGCTATCCCTGCTCTGCCAACGCGCAAAACACCTGAATGCGGTTCGCCGTCCCAATCGCGGCGGCGGTGTTGCTTTCCGGGTGCAATCAGGGGCCGGAGACCGTCGAGCAATGCTATTCGCGACTTTCGCGACTTGCCGATACGCTGCCGAGCGCAGCCAGCCCAGTCCATGCGGTATACACGTTCGATCTGTCCAAGATCGATAGCGATCGCCGTAACCAGATAGCGGCCAGCGGCATCGATGGCCGTGGACCGCCGACAATCATCGCGGCGAACCAGCCGGCAGGCGTAGCGGGTGCCGCGTTCGAGAACACGCAGCCCGGACCGAATGGCGTGCTCCTCTCCGCGCAAGCCCCGGCCCTCCTGCGGGTCGCTGGCGGGGCGCACGCATCGGCGGGGGACGCAATTCGGGACGGTTGCCGGATGCTGCCCGGCGCCCGGCTCAAGGCCGTTGCGTTGACTGCCGGTTAGCCGGCGCGATCACACCGGGGCTGGCCGTGGATCTGGTACTTCTGGAAGCGGCGCGGGGGGTGACGCGGACTTGGATTGGGGGCGTGGTGTCGGGGTTGGAAAGGTGGGCTGAGGGGGGATGCGGTAGCGAGATGGCGTAGTCTGGTGGAGAACCACCGCGCCGGGGTGGTGGCCACCGAGCGAAGTTTAGGAAGTTTAGGCGTATGCGCGTTTTTCGGCAGGCCTCGCCACGAGCCGGCGGGGGGATGCGAAGTTTAGGAAGTTTAGGCTCGTGGACAGTTGGCGGGAACCGCCAGCCGGAACATGGGTCGAGCCCGCGAAGCGCGCCGCTTCGTGCACGTGAGGGGGGTATCTTACGGAATCAAAGAGCGGTCGCCGGAAGGCAAGTTCGGTACATATGGGGAACATCGCCGCGATTGCAAGGGGGCGGCTGCTGCGCCGGACGGCACGGGCGAAGCTCGCTGCGAGTGCCCGGAATTGGCGGCTAGCTGCCGTTAGAGGATCACACCTTGGCGATATGCCAATTTCGCCGATCCGCGCACTTTCTCCCCGCGCCTTGTCACTTCCAGGCTAATCTGCGCGCGATCGATACGGGTGAGCAGTACTCCAAGACAGTCATACTTCCGCATGTCAGTTTCCGCGTCAGTCTCGACGTGGATCTCTAAACGATTCGGGTCAGGGCCGAAATTACGAATGACGGCATCTGCGCCATAGAAGCGCTGCACCGTATCCTTGATGAACTCGATTTCGCCTTGTGACATAGGCGCTGGAGTTCTTGGAGGGACTGGGGGTGATGCGACCGGCATATTGCTTGGTAGCATACAAGCGAATGTCCGCTAGTGGGGGCGGAACCCGCCCTTCCCATCACGCAGCACCCCAACCTACTCCCGCACAAACCCCGCCAGCAACAACGCCCCATCCAGCGGGTCCCCCATCGGCTCGCTCAGCCGCGCCACCGTCCGCGCGCGCAGCCATGGCCGCATCCGCAGCGACAGCCCGCCGGCCAGCGCACACGCCGGCGCCCCCTTTGCGAACACCGTCTCGATGAAGCGCTCGACGTGCAGCGCGGCGTCCTCGACGATCGATCGCGCGATCGAATCATCGGCCTCGGCATGGTCCATCACGATCGGGGCGAGCTGGGCGTAATCCTTGGGCGTCGCTTCATCCATCCAGGCGATGGCACGCGCCGTGTCATGCCCGAAGCGCTCGCTCACCGCAGTGCTGAGCGGCGTCCGCGTCGTCCGTCCGTCGAGCGCGCGCAGCGCGTGGCGCATCGCGCTGAGCCCCAGCGCGGCGCCGCTGCCTTCGTCGGAGATCGGGAAGCCATAGCCGCCGATCGCGAAATCGCGCCCGTTCACGCGCACCTGCGCGATGCTGCCGGTGCCGATCACCAATGTCGCGCCGTCCCTGCCGCCATGCGCGCCGATATTGGCGATCGCCGCATCGGTTTCATAGGCGACCGACGCGAAGGGAAAGGCCAGGCTTTCCAGCCGCTCGCGCACGCCGGGGCGCGAGATGCCGGCGATCCCCATCCCCGCGCGGATCGTCGCGACCGAAGCCGGGTCGAGCCCGGCCTCGGCAATCGCCTGTCCGATCGCGTCGAGCAAGGTCGCGTGGAGGATCTCCAGCCCGACCCGCGCATTGGCCGGGCCGGTCTTGCCGCTGCCGATCACGGTGCCGCTCGCGTCGATCAACCGGCTGCGGCAATGGCTGCCCCCGGCATCGATCCCGAGATAATAGACCATGCCGCACTCCTTGACGCTTGACCCTTTGCGCCACCCTCTAGGACCCCCGCCGGGCCGCCGCAACGCCGGGATTGCCCTGCCCGGATGACGCGCGCGCGTGGCTCTGCTAGGGGCTCGATCCTCCCCCGCCACGCCATCAGGAACCCGTCGCACAGTGCAGAATCCCGCCGATCCCATCCGCGTCGTCGCGCTATACCGGTTCACGCCGTTCGCAGAGTGCGCCGCGATCCGCGCGCCGCTCGCCGCCGCCTGCGATGCCGTCGGGGTCAAGGGCACGCTGCTGCTGGCGCGCGAAGGGATCAACGGCACGATCGCGGGCGCCGATGCCGCGATCGACCATGTCCTGGCGCACATCCGCGCGCTGCCGGGCTGCGCCGATCTCGACGTCAAGGAATCGCGCGCGCCGACAATGCCTTTCCTGCGCATGAAGGTGCGGATCAAGCGCGAGATCGTGACGATGGGCGAACCCGATATCGATCCGCTCGACGCCGGCCATTATGTCGCACCGCACGAGTGGAACGCGCTGATCGAGCGGCCCGACACGATCCTGATCGACACCCGCAACGACTATGAAGTCGCGATCGGCAGCTTCGACGGCGCGATCGATCCCCGGACCCACAGCTTCCGCGATTTCCCCGCCTGGTTCCGCGCGCACCGGGCGGAATTCGAGGCCGAGGGCCGGATGCCGCAGGTCGCGATGTTCTGCACCGGCGGCATCCGCTGCGAAAAGGCGACCGCGTTCGTGAAGGCCGAGGGCATCGATTCGGTCTTCCACCTGAAGGGCGGCATCCTCGCCTATCTCGAGGCCGTCCCGCCCGAGGCGAGCCGCTGGCACGGCGAGTGTTTCGTGTTCGACGAGCGCGTCAGCGTCGGCCATGGGCTGGTCCCCGGCGACTATGGCCTGTGCCGCGCGTGCCGGATGCCGGTGGGCGCCGAGGACCGCGCGTCGCCGCTCTATGTCGAGGGGGTGAGCTGCCCCGCCTGCCACGCGACCCGCACCGACGAACAGCGCACCCGCTACGCCGAGCGCCACCGCCAGGCGATGCTGGCCGAGGCGCGCGGCGAGCGCCATGTCGGCGCGGTGTTCCCGGCGCCCGACCAAGGCTAGCCCGCCCCTTAGGCCGCGAGCCACTCGCGCGCCAGCCGCTCCGCCGTCGCCGCATCGCGCCCGCCGCCCAGCGCGACTGCGAACAGCAGCCGCAGCTTGCGCGCGCTCAGGTCCTCGGCGCCGACCGCCCCCAAAGCCGCGAGCCGCGCGCCCGACTGATAGGTTGGGGCGGTGCCGCCGCCGATGCAACTGGTGGCTATCCCCACCAGCACGCCCGCCGCGCGCGCGCGCTCGATCGCTGGCACGACGTCCATCGGCACATTGCCGCGCCCGAACCCCTCGACCACCAGCCCGCGCACGCCCCCGGCGACCAGCGCGTCGACCAGCGCAGGCCCGCTCCCCAGACCCAGCGCCGCGATTTCGACGCGCGGCTCGGGATCGACGATCGCAAAGGGCGCGGGGCGGCGCGGCGTCGCGGTGAAGCGCACTCCGTGATCGTCGACGCGCCCGATCGCGCTGCCATGCGGGCCGAACGCCTCGGGGCCGCTGCTGTCGAGCTTGCGCGCGCTGCGGGCGGGCAGGATACGCCCGCCAAAGACGATCGCGCAGCCGATGCCCCGCGCGCCAGGATCGCGCGCCACCGTGACGGCGTCGTGCAGATTGGCGGGGCCATCGCACCCCGGCGCCGAGGCCGCACGCTGGGCGCCGGTGAACAGCACCGGCCCCTGCCCGGCGTGAAACAGGTCGACCAGGAAGGCGACGTCCTCCATCGTATCGGTGCCATGCGCGACTAACACACCCCCGACGCCCTCAGCCTCTGCCTGGGCAACGATCGTCACGATCCGCATCGCATCGGCAAGGCCCATATCCTCGCTGAGCCCGGCATAGGCCTGGCGCTCGACCACGCCTTCGCGCGCATCCGCCGACAGCACGTCGCGCAATCGCGCGGAGCCGGCGCGCCCGACCAGCACCCCTTGCGCATCGGGCAGCGATGCAATCGTGCCCCCCGCATCGATCAACACCAGGCTGGACATCGCACCTCCGATCGCACGCACTTCGTTCCGTGGCGGCGCCGATAGCGCAAAGCCCGCCGCCGCGACACACTCGTGCGCGACGACGTACGAAAATCGGCTGCTCCCGCGGCGAAAGCGCGCTAAGCGGCGCGCCATCAGCCTGGAGTGTCCGATGCTACGCCGCGTGATCGCCATTTTCGAACCGTTCGTCCTCGCGCTGCTGGCGACCGTGCTGCTCGCCACGCTGCTGCCCGCGCGCGGCGCCGGGGTGCCATGGTTCGAAGCGATTACCGATGCCGCGATCGTGCTGCTGTTCTTCCTCCACGGCGCAAAGCTGTCGCGCGAGGCGATATTGGACGGCGCGCGCAACTGGCGGCTGCATCTGGCGGTGTTCGCGGTCACCTTCGGGCTGTTTCCGCTGCTCGGGCTTGGGATCGCCTCGATCCCGCGGCTCGACCCCGGCCTTGCCGCCGGGATGCTGTTCCTCACGCTGCTGCCCTCCACCGTCCAGTCATCGATCGCCTTCACGGCGATCGCGCGCGGCAATGTCGCCGCGGCGGTGTGCAGCGCGTCCTTCTCGAACCTGATCGGCATCCTGCTCACTCCGGCGCTGGTCGCGCTGCTGATGGCCGGGGCCGGCGATGGTCCGGGAATTTCGCTGAAGTCGGTGGAGTCGATCGCGCTCCAGCTGCTGCTGCCGTTCGTCGCGGGGCATCTGGCGCGCCCGCTGATCGGTGGCTTTGTCGGGCGGCACAAGAAGATGGTCGGCATCGTCGATCGCAGCTCGATCCTGCTCGTGGTCTATACCGCGTTCAGCGCGGCGGTGGTCGAGGGGCTGTGGAGCCGCGTCTCGGGGATGACGCTGCTGCTCGTGCTGCTGCTGTGCTGCGCGCTGCTCGCGGTCATCCTGTGCGCGACCTGGGGGCTGGGCCGGGCGCTGGGCTTTGCGCGCGCCGACGCGATCGTGCTGCTGTTCTGCGGATCGAAGAAGAGCCTCGCCTCGGGCGTGCCGATGGCAGGCGTGCTGTTTCCGCCAGCGCAGATCGGCGGCATCCTGCTGCCGCTGATGCTGTTCCACCAGATCCAGCTGATCGCCTGCGCCATCATCGCCCGCCGCTACGCCGCGCAGCCCGACGAGGCGACGGTCGCGCCCGCAAACTAGCCCATTGCCAGACGCCCGGCGCACAGCTATCCGGGGCGCCGCATCGTCCACCGGGCGACGCCGCGCGGGTGTAGCTCAATGGCAGAGCAGAAGCTTCCCAAGCTTACGACGAGGGTTCGATTCCCTTCACCCGCTCCATTTTTCGATCTCACGAAATCTCACAGAGCTTTGTAAACCGCGGAAATCTGCGGTATTTTTCGGGTCATCCGGCTCGTGATTGCTCGTCCCGTCCCATTAAAGCGCAAGCGCAGGTGGGGCCTTTTTTCGAGAATTTCGGGCCTAAATTTGGCATGAGGCCCACCGGGGTGGGCCTCGCGACGAAAGGCCCGCACTATGGCTTTGACCGACATCGCAATTCGCCGGGCGAGGACCCGCGACAAGGCCTACAAGCTGTATGACGAGCTGGGCCTCTTCCTCATCGTGGCGCCATCCGGCTCCCGCCTTTGGCGCATGAGATTCAAGCGTCACGGCATCGAGAAGAAGCTCAGTTTCGGCTCCTACCCAGACATAAGTCTGCGTGATGCGCGCAAGCTGCGCGACGACGCGCGCGATCTCCTCGCAGAGGGGAAAGACCCGGTTCTGGAGCGGCAGCGCGAGAAACTCAGAGGCGAGGCGCTGGCGGAAAACACCTTTACCCGAGTCGCCCAGGAATATTGCTCGAAGCGGCGGCGCGACGGCGACAGGGCCTGGGCGCCCTCGACCGCTGCACGGTGTGAATATCTTCTCAGCCTGCTCGATACCTCCATCGGCAAAATGCCGATCCATGAGATCGAGCCGATCGACGCCTTGGCCGCAATCCGGAAGATCGAGAAGCGCGGCAAGCTGGAAAGCGCGCGCCGTACCCTGCAGCTGGCCGGCGCCGTATTCCGCTATGCCGTCGCCACCGCCCGATTGAAGTCAGACCCGACGAGAGACCTCCGTGGCGCGCTGCTGACGCCAACCGTCACGCACTATGGCGCGGTCACCGAAGCGAAGGATGTCGGCAAGCTGCTGCGGGCAATCGACGCCTATGAAGGTCAGGGCATGACCAAATGGGCGCTGCAACTGGCGCCGCACGTGTTTGTCCGCCCTGGAGAGTTGCGCCACGCACGATGGGAGGAGATCGATCTGGACATCGCCGTGTGGACCATCCCCGCGGAGAAGATGAAGATGCGCAAGCCGCACCACGTTCCGCTCTCGACCCAGTCGATCGACATTCTGCTGGAGATCCGGTCGATCACCGGATCCAACGGCTATGTCTTCCCGTCGATGCGCTCGCGCACGCGGCCGATGTCGGACAATACCCTCAACGCCGCACTCCGCCGCTTGGGCTATGCCAGCAATGAAATGACCGCGCATGGCTTCCGGGCCATGGCGAGCACCCTGCTCAACGAGTCGGGCCAATGGTCCTACGACGCAATCGAACGCGCGTTGGCGCATGGCGATACCGACAAGGTTCGTGCGGCCTATCATCGCGGTACCCATTGGAAAGAGCGGGTAGCGATGGCGCAGTGGTGGTCGAACCTGCTCGACAGCCTGCGCAGCGGCGCCACGATCTTGCCCTTCCCGGGAGTGCGGGTCGGCTGAACGCCTTCGGTCACGCCGTACCCGATCGCGCGCCGGTAGGTGTCGGTACGCGACGCCGCACGCTTATTGGGCGGGATCTTCCCAGGGATTGAGCAGCGGAACGCCGGTTGCAATGAAGTCGGCGGTGTTGCGGGTGACGACGGTGAGGCCGTGGACAAGCGCGGTGGCGGCGATCATCGCGTCACGTTCCGAGCGGGGATCAGGAACGTGGAGCGCTGCGCAGCGACGGGCCACCGCCGCGTCGAAATCG from Sphingomonas hengshuiensis encodes the following:
- a CDS encoding bile acid:sodium symporter family protein translates to MLRRVIAIFEPFVLALLATVLLATLLPARGAGVPWFEAITDAAIVLLFFLHGAKLSREAILDGARNWRLHLAVFAVTFGLFPLLGLGIASIPRLDPGLAAGMLFLTLLPSTVQSSIAFTAIARGNVAAAVCSASFSNLIGILLTPALVALLMAGAGDGPGISLKSVESIALQLLLPFVAGHLARPLIGGFVGRHKKMVGIVDRSSILLVVYTAFSAAVVEGLWSRVSGMTLLLVLLLCCALLAVILCATWGLGRALGFARADAIVLLFCGSKKSLASGVPMAGVLFPPAQIGGILLPLMLFHQIQLIACAIIARRYAAQPDEATVAPAN
- a CDS encoding tyrosine-type recombinase/integrase gives rise to the protein MALTDIAIRRARTRDKAYKLYDELGLFLIVAPSGSRLWRMRFKRHGIEKKLSFGSYPDISLRDARKLRDDARDLLAEGKDPVLERQREKLRGEALAENTFTRVAQEYCSKRRRDGDRAWAPSTAARCEYLLSLLDTSIGKMPIHEIEPIDALAAIRKIEKRGKLESARRTLQLAGAVFRYAVATARLKSDPTRDLRGALLTPTVTHYGAVTEAKDVGKLLRAIDAYEGQGMTKWALQLAPHVFVRPGELRHARWEEIDLDIAVWTIPAEKMKMRKPHHVPLSTQSIDILLEIRSITGSNGYVFPSMRSRTRPMSDNTLNAALRRLGYASNEMTAHGFRAMASTLLNESGQWSYDAIERALAHGDTDKVRAAYHRGTHWKERVAMAQWWSNLLDSLRSGATILPFPGVRVG